One region of Trichoderma breve strain T069 chromosome 7 map unlocalized scaffold00007, whole genome shotgun sequence genomic DNA includes:
- a CDS encoding ribosomal protein l7Ae/L30e/S12e/Gadd45 family domain-containing protein — translation MSNANEAAWPLADAALTQEILDLLQSAMHIRQAKKGANEVTKAINRGTCELAVLAADTEPLAIILHIPLICEDKGVPYVYVPSKTLLGRACGVSRAVIAASISSNELSELSGQIKALQQKVERLAI, via the exons ATGTCAAACGCCAATGAAGCAG CTTGGCCCTTGGCCGATGCGGCCTTGACCCAGGAGATTCTGGATCTCCTCCAGTCGGCCATGCACATCCGTCAGGCTAAGAAGGGTGCCAACGAAG TCACCAAGGCTATCAACCGTGGAACCTGCgagcttgccgtccttgCTGCCGACACCGAGCCCCTGGCCATCATCCTGCACATCCCCCTCATCTGCGAAGACAAGGGCGTCCCGTACGTCTACGTCCCCAGCAAGACTCTTCTGGGCCGCGCCTGCGGTGTGAGCCGTGCCGTGATTGCCGCCAGCATCAGCTCCAACGAGCTGTCTGAGCTGTCTGGCCAGATCAAGGCCCTGCAGCAAAAGGTCGAGAGACTGGCCATTTAA
- a CDS encoding lyase domain-containing protein, whose product MLRRASARAASGAIAGSRLWQKSASPLSHSLTPQSINSNSNIPKLIPASVRAIHATRVTMADKRVESDAFGEIEVPADKYWGAQTQRSLGNFKINQPQDRMPPPVITAFGILKGAAATVNMRYGLDPKIGEAIQQAAKEVADGKLLDHFPLVVWQTGSGTQSNMNANEVISNRAIEILGGTMGSKKPVHPNDHVNRSASSNDTFPTVMHIAAVLELERDLLPALHSLRAALQAKVDEFEAKKIIKIGRTHLQDATPLTLAQEFSGYVAQLDFGIKRVESSLPDLKLLAQGGTAVGTGINTFEGFAEGIAEEVSKMTGITFQTAPNKFEALAAHDAVVQAHGSLNTLAASLTKIAQDIRYLGSGPRCGLGELVLPENEPGSSIMPGKVNPTQCEALTMVCAQVMGNNVATTIGGMNGQFELNVYKPLIIRNLLHSSRILADGMRSFEENLVVGLQANEEKIASIMKESLMLVTCLNPKIGYDMASKVAKNAHKKGLTLKQSAMELQALTEQEFDELVKPELMVGPKKV is encoded by the exons ATGCTTCGGAGAGCGTCGGCAAGAGCTGCGTCGGGTGCGATCGCCGGGTCTCGCCTGTGGCAGAAAAGCgcctcccctctctctcacaGCCTCACCCCGCAGAgcatcaactccaactccaacattCCCAAGTTAATCCCCGCCAGCGTCAGAGCCATCCACGCCACACGAGTCACCATGGCCGACAAGCGAGTCGAGAGCGATGCCTTTGGCGAGATTGAAGTGCCGGCCGACAAGTACTGGGGCGCCCAGACGCAGCGGTCGCTGGGCAACTTCAAGATCAACCAGCCGCAGGACCgcatgccgccgccggtgATTACGGCCTTTGGCATTCTCAAGGGCGCCGCGGCCACGGTCAACATGCGCTACGGACTGG ATCCCAAGATTGGCGAGGCCATCCAGCAGGCCGCCAAGGAAGTCGCCGacggcaagctgctcgaccACTTCCCCCTCGTCGTCTGGCAGACCGGCTCCGGCACCCAGTCCAACATGAACGCAAACGAAGTCATCTCCAACCGCGCCATTGAGATCCTCGGCGGCACCATGGGCTCCAAGAAGCCCGTCCACCCCAACGACCACGTCAACCGCAGCGCCTCGTCCAACGACACCTTCCCCACCGTCATGCACATTGCCGCCGTCCTCGAGCTGGAGCGCGACCTACTGCCCGCCCTGCACAGCCTCCGAGCTGCGCTGCAGGCCAAGGTCGACGAGTttgaggccaagaagattaTCAAGATTGGACGCACCCACTTGCAGGATGCCACCCCTCTCACCCTGGCCCAGGAGTTCTCCGGCTACGTTGCCCAGCTCGACTTTGGCATCAAGCGTGTCGAGAGCTCTCTGCCCgacctgaagctgctggcccAGGGCGGCACTGCTGTCGGCACCGGCATCAACACTTTTGAGGGCTTCGCCGAGGGTATCGCCGAGGAGGTCAGCAAGATGACCGGCATCACCTTCCAGACTGCCCCCAACAAGTTTGAGGCCCTGGCTGCCCACGACGCCGTCGTCCAGGCTCACGGAAGCCTCAACACCCTGGCCGCCTCTCTCACCAAGATTGCCCAGGACATCCGATACCTCGGCAGCGGTCCCCGATGTGGTCTCGGCGAGCTGGTTCTGCCCGAGAACGAgcccggcagcagcatcatgcCCGGAAAGGTCAACCCCACGCAGTGCGAGGCCCTCACCATGGTCTGCGCTCAGGTCATGGGCAACAACGTCGCCACGACCATTGGCGGCATGAACGGCCAGTTTGAGCTCAACGTGTACAAGCCGTTGATTATCCGCAACCTGCTACACAGCTCGCGCATCCTTGCCGACGGAATGCGATCGTTTGAGGAGaacctcgtcgtcggcctgCAGGCCaacgaggagaagattgccagcATCATGAAGGAGTC CCTCATGCTGGTTACCTGCCTCAACCCCAAGATTGGCTACGACATGGCCAGCAAGGTTGCCAAGAACGCGCACAAGAAGGGCCTGACGCTGAAGCAGAGTGCCATGGAGCTGCAGGCACTGACTGAGCAGGAGTTTGATGAGCTCGTTAAGCCCGAGCTCATGGTTGGACCCAAGAAGGTGTAA